Proteins from one Thioflavicoccus mobilis 8321 genomic window:
- the dsrK gene encoding sulfate reduction electron transfer complex DsrMKJOP subunit DsrK, translating into MAKADFEVPVLKPYAEIPALEPGTMAHSKTFQAKAEFQQALGFPGELVEDWQERAIDKMGELLGRYRSLRVYLDSCVKCGSCTDKCHYYLGTKDPNNMPVGRQDLMRKVYRRYFTLAGRFFPKLVGASDFTREVLDEWYCYFHQCSQCRRCSVFCPYGIDTAEISMAAREIMDSIGVGQKYCNEIIGKVYKIGNNLGLPGPALRDTLEGLEEDVFDETGVEVRYPLDEAGAEILLVTPSADFFAEPHVDGLIGYGKVFHEAGLSWTMSTHASEAANFGMFIGSYANMRRVAQRIREAAIELKVKRIVFGECGHAWRVAYSFLNTLAGPWDFLDPRYPVPQHICEFTYDLIQQGKLRFDKSQNDDMVLTYHDSCNVARASRMGDRPGGQFEIPRAIIRAACNNFFDMEEETIRERTFCCGGGGGLLTDDLMEVRVKGAMPRVQALNNVMQEKGVTHMAAICAICKTQFTKVLPYYGMELEQIVSLHQLVSNALILTGQDRDEEDAEETSDEAA; encoded by the coding sequence ATGGCCAAGGCAGATTTCGAGGTCCCGGTCCTGAAGCCCTATGCGGAGATCCCGGCGCTTGAGCCGGGCACGATGGCGCATAGCAAGACGTTTCAGGCGAAGGCGGAGTTCCAGCAGGCTTTGGGTTTCCCGGGCGAGCTGGTCGAGGACTGGCAGGAGCGGGCCATCGATAAGATGGGCGAACTCCTCGGTAGGTACCGCTCGCTGCGGGTCTACCTGGACTCCTGCGTCAAGTGCGGCTCCTGCACCGACAAGTGCCACTATTACCTCGGCACCAAGGATCCGAACAATATGCCAGTCGGCCGCCAGGACCTGATGCGCAAGGTCTATCGGCGCTACTTCACGCTGGCCGGGCGTTTCTTCCCGAAGCTGGTCGGGGCGAGCGACTTCACCCGCGAGGTCCTCGACGAGTGGTACTGCTATTTCCACCAGTGTTCTCAGTGTCGGCGCTGCTCGGTCTTCTGTCCCTACGGGATCGACACCGCCGAGATCTCGATGGCCGCCCGCGAGATCATGGACAGCATCGGCGTCGGCCAGAAGTACTGCAACGAGATCATCGGCAAGGTCTACAAGATCGGCAATAACTTGGGTCTGCCGGGGCCGGCCCTGAGGGACACGCTCGAGGGTCTCGAGGAGGACGTCTTCGACGAGACCGGCGTCGAGGTGCGCTATCCGCTCGACGAGGCCGGTGCCGAGATCCTGCTGGTGACGCCGTCGGCGGACTTCTTCGCCGAACCGCATGTCGACGGCCTGATCGGCTATGGCAAGGTCTTCCACGAGGCCGGGCTGTCCTGGACGATGAGCACCCACGCCTCCGAGGCGGCCAACTTCGGCATGTTCATCGGCTCATACGCGAACATGCGGCGAGTCGCCCAGCGCATCCGCGAGGCGGCGATCGAGCTCAAGGTCAAGCGCATCGTCTTCGGCGAGTGCGGCCACGCCTGGCGCGTGGCCTACAGCTTCCTGAACACGCTCGCCGGCCCCTGGGACTTCCTCGACCCACGCTACCCGGTGCCGCAGCACATCTGCGAGTTCACCTACGACCTGATCCAGCAGGGCAAGCTGCGCTTCGACAAGTCGCAGAACGACGACATGGTGTTGACCTACCACGATTCCTGTAACGTCGCCCGCGCCTCCCGCATGGGCGATCGGCCGGGTGGTCAGTTCGAGATCCCGCGGGCCATCATCCGTGCCGCCTGCAACAACTTCTTCGATATGGAAGAAGAGACGATCCGCGAGCGGACCTTCTGCTGCGGTGGCGGTGGAGGACTCCTGACCGATGACCTGATGGAGGTGCGCGTCAAGGGCGCCATGCCGCGGGTGCAGGCGCTGAACAACGTGATGCAGGAGAAGGGCGTCACGCACATGGCCGCGATCTGCGCGATCTGCAAGACCCAGTTCACCAAGGTGCTTCCCTACTACGGGATGGAGCTCGAGCAGATCGTCAGCCTGCACCAGCTGGTATCGAATGCCTTGATCCTGACGGGCCAGGATCGAGACGAGGAGGATGCGGAGGAGACGTCCGATGAGGCTGCCTGA
- a CDS encoding respiratory nitrate reductase subunit gamma, producing MSFLSGFYAFLFYFAVVLLIVGLVNKLVQYARAPAPLKIPTTPAPTSSGKVALRMFREVVFFESLFKGNKWIWIFGWIFHFGLFLVTLRHLRYFTDPVWPLITFIQPFGIYGGIAMVVGLAGLWARRVLVDRVRYITSPSDHLILLLLLLIGVSGLSMKFAVHTDIVAVKNFFIGLMHLQVNPLPSDPLLLLHLLLVAVLLIVFPYSKLLHAPGLFFSPSRNQVDNPREKRHIAPWAERLEQE from the coding sequence ATGTCGTTTTTGTCGGGCTTCTATGCCTTCCTGTTTTACTTCGCCGTCGTCCTGCTGATCGTTGGACTGGTCAACAAGCTCGTCCAGTACGCACGCGCGCCGGCACCATTGAAGATACCGACGACGCCCGCTCCGACCTCGTCCGGGAAGGTGGCGCTGCGCATGTTCCGCGAGGTGGTGTTCTTCGAGAGCCTGTTCAAGGGTAACAAGTGGATCTGGATCTTCGGCTGGATCTTCCATTTCGGGCTGTTCCTCGTGACCTTGCGCCACCTGCGCTATTTCACCGATCCGGTCTGGCCGCTCATTACCTTCATTCAGCCCTTCGGCATCTATGGCGGCATCGCGATGGTCGTCGGGCTCGCCGGGTTGTGGGCGCGGCGGGTCTTGGTCGATCGCGTGCGCTACATCACCTCGCCTTCGGATCACCTGATCCTGCTACTGCTGCTCCTGATCGGGGTCAGTGGGCTGTCGATGAAGTTCGCCGTCCATACGGATATCGTCGCCGTCAAGAACTTCTTCATCGGCCTCATGCATCTGCAGGTCAATCCATTGCCGAGCGATCCGCTGTTGCTGCTTCACCTGTTGCTCGTCGCTGTGCTGCTGATCGTCTTCCCCTACAGCAAGCTCCTGCACGCGCCCGGGCTGTTCTTCAGTCCGTCGCGAAATCAGGTCGACAACCCCCGCGAGAAGCGGCACATCGCCCCGTGGGCCGAGCGCCTGGAGCAAGAGTGA
- a CDS encoding NAD(P)-binding protein, protein MATSSDEMKTKPSWRRFHDGDDTWSSLTEKIFVQDTSHKCPTYVHKTPPCQGSCPSGEDIRGWLAIVRQQERPPVDVDWQEYAFRRSTEANPFPAMMGRVCPAPCQDGCNRNELEDYVGINAVEQFIGDTAIENGYGFEAGPDTGRRVAIIGGGPAGLAAAYQLRRRGHACTVFEANEGLGGMFRYGIPGYRVPRDKLDAEIGRILAMGQVECRFNTRVGVDVSIADLERDFDAVLWAIGCQAGRGLPVEGWDGTPNCVSGVAFLKAFNEGRMKVTAEKVVCVGGGDTSIDVVSVARRLGHITKTGQPDLPETVIHDGYVAHDAASAAAAEGAQVTLTSLFTRDKMTAAEHEVSDALQEGVTILDGVMPVALLKDANGRATGLKVADCQMVDGRPVPVEGTERVLEADLVVAAIGQGGDLSGLEELDNGRGLINADKFFQVPDRPGHFVAGDIIRPHLLTTAIGQAWIAAESIDEYLKQAEHKRRPKVDVHHFNLLAKMGEAELAPERFSVADHGDLRGTSDGNWAIHNYEDRSAAEVIPHDELFLAHFGYHPRNLRKEEVPSAEEVIGHFKERVVGLTEAEAIDEGKRCMSCGMCFECDNCVIFCPQTAVFRVPKDKRTTGRYVDTDYSKCIGCHICADVCPTGYIKMGLGE, encoded by the coding sequence ATGGCGACCTCCAGCGATGAGATGAAGACGAAGCCCTCGTGGCGCCGCTTTCATGACGGCGATGACACTTGGTCGTCATTGACCGAGAAGATCTTCGTCCAAGACACCTCCCACAAGTGTCCGACCTATGTTCACAAGACCCCGCCGTGCCAGGGCAGCTGCCCGTCGGGCGAGGACATTCGTGGGTGGCTCGCCATCGTGCGCCAGCAGGAGCGGCCGCCGGTCGATGTCGATTGGCAGGAGTACGCCTTCCGTCGCTCGACGGAGGCCAACCCCTTTCCGGCGATGATGGGGCGGGTCTGTCCGGCCCCCTGCCAGGACGGCTGCAACCGCAACGAGCTCGAGGACTACGTCGGCATCAATGCGGTCGAGCAGTTCATCGGCGACACCGCGATCGAGAACGGCTACGGCTTCGAGGCGGGCCCCGATACCGGGCGCCGGGTGGCCATCATCGGCGGCGGACCGGCCGGCCTTGCGGCGGCTTATCAGCTGCGTCGCCGCGGCCACGCCTGCACCGTCTTCGAGGCGAACGAGGGTCTCGGCGGCATGTTCCGCTACGGCATCCCGGGCTACCGCGTGCCGCGCGACAAGCTCGATGCCGAGATCGGCCGCATCCTGGCCATGGGCCAGGTCGAGTGCCGTTTCAACACGCGGGTCGGCGTCGATGTCAGCATCGCCGACCTGGAGCGCGACTTCGATGCGGTCCTGTGGGCGATCGGCTGTCAGGCCGGCCGCGGCCTGCCGGTCGAGGGCTGGGATGGCACGCCGAACTGCGTCTCGGGCGTGGCCTTTCTCAAGGCCTTCAACGAGGGTCGCATGAAGGTCACTGCCGAGAAGGTGGTCTGTGTCGGCGGCGGCGACACCTCGATCGACGTCGTCTCGGTCGCCCGCCGTCTGGGGCACATCACCAAGACCGGGCAACCGGATCTGCCCGAGACCGTGATCCACGACGGCTATGTGGCTCATGACGCCGCGAGCGCAGCCGCCGCCGAGGGTGCCCAGGTGACGCTGACCTCGCTCTTCACGCGCGACAAGATGACCGCCGCCGAGCATGAGGTCTCCGATGCCCTGCAGGAGGGTGTGACCATCCTCGACGGGGTGATGCCGGTCGCCCTGCTCAAGGACGCCAACGGCCGCGCTACGGGGCTCAAGGTCGCCGACTGTCAGATGGTCGACGGGCGCCCGGTGCCGGTCGAGGGCACCGAACGGGTCCTGGAGGCCGATCTCGTCGTCGCCGCCATCGGCCAGGGTGGCGACCTGAGTGGCCTGGAGGAACTCGACAACGGCCGCGGCCTGATCAATGCCGACAAGTTCTTCCAGGTCCCGGACCGCCCCGGCCACTTCGTCGCCGGCGACATCATCCGCCCGCACCTGTTGACGACAGCCATCGGTCAGGCCTGGATTGCCGCCGAGTCGATCGACGAGTACCTCAAGCAGGCCGAGCACAAGCGCCGGCCGAAGGTCGACGTCCACCATTTCAACCTGCTGGCGAAGATGGGCGAGGCCGAGCTGGCCCCCGAGCGGTTCAGCGTCGCGGACCATGGCGACCTGCGCGGTACCTCGGACGGCAATTGGGCGATCCACAACTACGAGGACCGCTCGGCGGCCGAGGTCATCCCGCACGACGAGCTCTTCCTCGCCCACTTCGGCTACCACCCGCGCAATCTCCGCAAGGAGGAGGTCCCGAGCGCAGAGGAGGTGATCGGCCACTTCAAGGAGCGGGTGGTCGGGCTGACCGAGGCCGAGGCGATCGACGAGGGCAAGCGCTGCATGAGCTGCGGCATGTGCTTCGAATGCGATAACTGCGTCATCTTCTGTCCCCAGACAGCGGTCTTTCGCGTCCCGAAGGACAAGCGCACGACCGGGCGTTATGTCGATACCGACTACAGCAAGTGCATCGGCTGTCATATCTGCGCCGATGTCTGCCCGACCGGCTACATCAAGATGGGCCTGGGTGAGTAA